The Meriones unguiculatus strain TT.TT164.6M chromosome 19, Bangor_MerUng_6.1, whole genome shotgun sequence genomic interval ggagccagtagaaaacaaaaatgacatcAAGTTCATGAACCTGGAGTTGCAGGAGGTTGTAAGCAGTCATGTGTTTGGTGTGGAATATCCGTGGGTTCTCTGTAAAGCAGCAAatgctcctaactactgagcctcCTCTCTAGCTCCATTATGGCCCTCTTACACAGTGAAACCACTTCTGGCTATAAGTTATTAGCTGTAAGGTATACTATCAGTGGCACAGCATATGCTACATGGCATTGTCTGATATAACCTGACAAAGCACACTGATGAAGGTCAGGATAGGGAGGGCTATATGTGGACATCATAAGATCAGGCTGACAGGAGGCAAGTGACCTCAGCTTGGAACATGGTTTCTCAGTATTTGCCCATGGTCACAGAGCTGGAGCAGGTGAGGAGATGTAGAAGAGAGAATTATCCCCCACATAAAAAATGTGCCTTTATGGAGAtgagaacctgccacagaagaggaggctgttggttttgttgtgcctgatgaagaagaggaaggggcggTCAGCACAGAAAATTGAGTCATCCTCACTGGCAAAGCAACATTCTATGGCAGAGGATGCTGCTGCAGCCTCTGTGCCTTCCTCACTGATCTCCACTACACTCTTGTGAACAAGCTTGGACACACACAGGCCTCTCTCTGGAGACATTCCTGATAAGTCAGCCTTGTTACCATCAAAGACATCCGCCATTCCCAACTGTTGAAACACGGACTCCATGTCATAATCCTCTTGTAGCTTAAATTTTGGAAGGTAAACTTCAACATTACGGCTCTCCATAAAGTCTGGTCTGGTCCAAGCTGTCAACTTCTCAAAAGTGAGATTGTTTTCCACCTGACAAAGCAGAATTAGAGACTTTCAGATTCACAGCTGAGGTCTTACCCAGAGCCCCAGGGGCACTTCTTGCTCACAGCACCCTCCGTCATGACATACAGGGCATGGCCTATTCTCAAGGTCAAAATGCCGGTCTCAATATTCTCCTAGTTTTTATGCAACTTGCCTGATGTGCACGGAGGCCAATCAACCCAGGGGAGGAAGACTGGGCTGTTCTCTCCTAAATCACATCTAAGACATCTTTTATTCTGACAGGTATCCTTGCCCAGATGCTTATGGCTTAGGTTCtgtttgcatttgttttcttgatctaGACTTAGGTGAAGATACTAAATCATTTgctgatgaaataaaaattaaaaatcagaaaagaaaggaCTCTTGGTATGAGCCACACCAGAAGGACAGTCAATCCAGGGTgcaattctgtttcttttgtgaGCTGTTATGGCTTGAAAGTGGACCCCTCCCTTCCCTGCCAAGGTGCATAGAGAACCCTTGTTTTTAagcaacatttgggaggcaggtaAAACTTCAGGTATAAGGTGGGTCCAGCTGAATGCAGGAAGTATCTGCTGGAGATGCTGGAGAGTGCATCCCTGATCCTTTGTCTTTTGTCCTTTCTAGGCTTCCTGTAAGGAAAAGGTCTGTGTTCCCTGCCGTATGCACCTGCCACTGTGGCAACCAATGATGGGGCCAGGTAACTTGAAATGAACCCTCTGAATCTCTTTGCCAAGATAAATCCTTCCTCTTCTAGGTTACTCAATGTCAGACATTTTGTCAGTGATGAGAAAGGAGCTAACACCCTAAAGAAGCAACACCACACTTGGGGAGCTGGATGCTGATGGCCAGATGAGCTCTTCTGCTTACAAGGACCCCTTAGTCATGCACACCTTTGAGccccaaacccagagctcacaccTAACTCGAAGCTGGGTCTGTGAGTACCACTACCTCAATTGGCAATTGCTAAGATGACAACTTTGAGCTCTGTTCTAATGATAAAGGGCACCAAGGACACTTGCTTCATCTTGAAGACACTTAGAGGAGTGAATGCTATGGACTctcctccctcacctttctgAGGTCCACACCGTCATCTGGGAGCAGGACCAACAAGCTCAGCTCCATGCCCTTATAGGGAATCTCCAGCAACTTCGACTGCACCTCATCGACACAGGCCAAGTTAAATATGTCTTCATGCATCATCATCTGCactggctttttcttcttctgaaaagTCAAATACATGATATGAAACATATTACTGAGCGAGTTCAGGTTTCCAAATGAGCTGTAGCTAATTTCAGGAGTCATGGTGAAATTTTTGGCAGTCACGATGAAAACAATATTCATGTTCCAGTGACCACTTAGACAAGGTCTGCCTGCCTGTTCCTGATGTCATTAAAAATGTTGGGTGTAAGCAGATATGGGAGGGACTGTGTTGTTAGGGTTTATCCTGTGTGAGAAAGCAACATgtcaaaaagcaacttggggaaggaagggtttgtttcatATTACAACTCCCAGGTTACATTCCATCGCTGAGTGAAGTCACAGCAAGAATTCAGGCAGAAGTCACAGAGGAGTGCTGTCTTTTGGCTTAttcctcatggctttctcagcctgctttcttacataaCTCAGGACCACGTGCCCATTGCTGGCACAACCCACAGTGTGCTGAGCCTTCCTGCaccagtcattaatcaagaaaatgcccagatAGATATGCCTCTAGAGCTAGCTTGTGTCAGGAACACACACCCACcaagaacagaaacaacaaaccAATCAGGATGGGGGCTAGCTACAGAAAGATGAGGCATTATCCAGAAAAGGAAATGTAGCATTCAAATATTGCTATTTTAAAATCCTATAGTTGGGTATAAATATTCCAGAAAGGTTCATATTTCAAAGCCTTTGTCTTCACATAGTGACTACTGAGAAGTAGCCAATCTTTTAAGAGAGAGGGACTAATGGGGGGAAAGGTCAATATTGGAGAGTGTGTTTCCTGGAAGGGGATATGGGCACTGCAGCCCcttcctgcttctctcttctgcttcctgagtgctgtgaggCAAAGAGCCTCCAGCATGCATTTCCATCATGCTGCACTGCACCACCACAACCTGGAGTGACTGGGCCAACTGACCCAAATGGCGTTCTGAACCATCagccaaaataaacatttcttcctTTTAGGTTGACTATCTCAGAGAGTTTGTTACTCTAATGGAAAATCCTACACCACATGTTGGATTTTCAGCATTTAATGTGGTTAAGAATTGTATCTAAGGAAACAGCATAATCAATTTTGAATAACAGAAAAAATTATCATAACATAGACCAGAATATTTTCATAGTGTTGTGAGAGAAACTATAGACAGACACATTCTCTCAGAAAACTCCCTGGGTACAGTAGCACACATGCTCAGAGGTTCACAATGGGTCACAACCTTCTAACCCATCACTAAGCAGAAATCTCAGGAGCACATACACTCACAGGCTCAGGGTGGAGCTACATCCTGATAGCCCAAGAGAGAATGAAAAACCCAAGTCAATTTATTAAAAGTTGGGAGGCATCTGGACAGATCTCATGTATCTTTGTGATGCAGTAACAGTGTGACAAACCCTTCACAAAGCAGAAAATGCTTGTGTGTCCACCATTACCAGTTGGGAACCATCTGGATAGAACGTCATGTATCTTTTTGTCACTTATTCCAGGTGGTTCAGCTCTAACAGTCCAGCAGTATTTTTAAACAGAGAAGTGGGCCAGCTTAGCAGATTTTAATCACCGTGGTATAGAAATCACACAAATTTGCTACAGACCATACCTAATAAACACTAAATTTCCTAATAAAtgaattcattcttttttaaaaattttttcctcaagacagggtttctcatttctctgtgtctctgtgtagccatgactgtCCTAGGACAtgttctgtggaccaggctggccttgacctcagcctgcctttgcctcccatatgcttggattaaagatgtgtgccaccactgcctggctacaaTCTCATTCTTTTACAAACTTTTTAGTGTATTGCTAATAAAAAATGAACGATTACTTTAACATCTATAATGCTCCAACATGCATTTAATATACTTTATGGCAATTGGAGAaactattctaatatctacttaATTTTTACTATTCTAATATCTATGTAATTATACTGTAATTCAAACCGAGATCTTAATCACTCATTTTCAATATTAGAAAGCTATAAATACTACTTAATATTGCTCAAATGACTGATAATTCAAAATGCTAATTTCAAATGAAAAATACTAATTCTATAAATGTTTGTGCATTCTTTTCTACTCTGCCTAGAGCTCCATACATGTATTATAGTTCTTCAGCACCTGTTTTTGCTTTCTTGAGTGTAAAGGAAAATTTAGTTTTTAGAACGAGGCAGAAACAAAGGTTTTATGACAAATTATCAGAAGTGGTAAGAGGCACCATGAGAATGTAAATTCGCAAAGACAGGAAATACTCTTTATccttataatttttctactgagtttaaaatttcattgagaaatctctccctctctgtttctctctctctgtctctgtgtgtatgtgtgtgtgtgtgtgtgtgtgtgtgtgtgtgtgtgtgtacttttctgttttctttcttcctgggcTGAGGATCAATCCCGGCACCCCACACAGGTTATTTAgtctctatcactgagccatgAATTGCACATTCACGATTAAAGCTTttcatgcaatttttttttccccatcacaCTGGCATGATCTTTTGGATAGAGTTCCTTGACTTGCTGATTTTAAAGGCCATTTCCATTGTGCAAATTTTGTCAAATTGTTGATACCACATTCCTTTGAAATATAAGGATATTTCCTTTGAACTTTAGATGCTGTTCCTTACCTTGCTTATTTCAAAGGACATTTCACGGGTTAATTCTTTGTTAAATGGTTGCTCCCACTTTCCTTTGAAATATAAGGCATTGACAAGAACCAGCCTGGTCCCTGAATCAATTGCGTCCTCTGACAACAGCTCCGGAATTTTGCCTTTGAGAAAGCAGAGACTTCACTCAGGTTGGTTTATATGCCGATGAGACATACGGTGATGTGATATCTGGGCAGATTCGAGCTTTATGTTTTCCAATTTGCTGAATTTGGATAAACACAGTAAAAAatgaatcaaaacaaaacaccaagagcCATGTCTGGCTTGAGGTCATGCATGCTGGGGGAACATAGCCAAGGTGAGGATGGTGAGAGCCTTGTAATTCTCTCAAGGAAAGCAGGTTagagagaagcagaaaaagagactccaggatggagaagaaaacaagcaagaacagtggaagtgggtgggagggtaggagggttACCCCTTGGGGTGGCTAATGCTGGTTGCCATCTTCACTGTAGTTGAATCAGCTAAGAGACATGTCTGTGGGCAAATCTGTGAGGACATTGCTCAGACAGAATAACTAAGGGAGAGGATCTCCCCAGGGTGGGTAACACTTTGTTGTGCTGGTAGATATAAAGGTCTGAGGGAGAAGCAGACTGTTTTGTCTGCTTGCTTCAGTCCTTGCCGGTGAGGGCACTGTTGAAGCCACTGCACCTGCCATGTTTAGCTGACAACTGATCTGGCCATCATGAGCATGAAGACTAGTGACTCTGCAGAATCCTCTAGGCTTTGCCTGCCAGACTGAGACTGCTGAGGTCTCCAGCCTCCCAGACTGAGCAGGCACCAGATTCTCAGCTTCTCCACATTCAATGGTCAATGGCTGACTACTCAGCCTGAGTTGTGTGTGCCGATCTACTAAATTCCCTCTATACTATGTAt includes:
- the LOC110542832 gene encoding serpin B9-like gives rise to the protein MNTVSEANGTFAIQLLKTLCQNNPSKNVCYSPVSISSALAMVLLGAKGETAAQICQTLGLNTKENIHQGFLWLLSNLNLPRRKYTLSMANRLFAENTCEVLSTFKESCLKFYQSELERLSFAKDAKKSRKHINMWVSKQTKGKIPELLSEDAIDSGTRLVLVNALYFKGKWEQPFNKELTREMSFEISKKKKKPVQMMMHEDIFNLACVDEVQSKLLEIPYKGMELSLLVLLPDDGVDLRKVENNLTFEKLTAWTRPDFMESRNVEVYLPKFKLQEDYDMESVFQQLGMADVFDGNKADLSGMSPERGLCVSKLVHKSVVEISEEGTEAAAASSAIECCFASEDDSIFCADRPFLFFIRHNKTNSLLFCGRFSSP